GATGCCAAGCGCCTGAAAAAACTCTATCTTGGCCGGGTGATCCGCAAACACAACCTGTTGCAGGCCTTAACGCGTGTCAACCGTCCCTATAAAGAGTTCCGCTACGGTTACGTGGTTGACTTTGCCGATATCCGCAAAGAGTTTGACGCCACCAACAGAGCCTATTTTGAGGAGCTGCAAGATGAGCTGGGGGATGAACTGGAGCATTATTCCCACCTGTTCAAGTCTCCAGAAGAGATCGAACAGGAGATCGAACAGATCAAGGACATCCTGTTCCGTTTTGATACGGAAAATGCCGAGTCATTTTCCCGGCAGATCAGCCAGATTCAGGACCGTAACGTGGTATTGGCCCTTAAAAAGGCCTTGGCCGATGCCCGCAGCCTCTACAACCTGATCCGTCTGCAAGGTGAATACGCCTTCCTGCAGCAGCTTGATTTCCAAAAGCTGAACCAGCTCTACCGTGAAACCTGTAACCACCTTGACCTGCTGAACCTGAAAGAGAGTATTGAGAACAGCGCCGACACCACAAATCTACTTAACGTAGCCCTGGAAGAGATTCTGTTCATGTTCACCAAGGTAAAGGAAGAGGAGCTGGTACTGGCTGACCGGCTCAAGAACTGTCTGCGCCAGACCCGCGAGGCGCTGGCTGGCAACTTTGATCAGCAGGACCCGAAGTTCATTAGCTTGAAGGAGGAGCTGGAGCGACTGTTCAAGAAGAAGAATCTAAGCGAAGTGACCCAGGAAGAGATGAATGCCAACATCGGCGCACTTAGCCAGATCCATGAGCAGGTTAAGGAACTGAACCGCCAGAACAACCAGCTGCGGGCCAAGTACCAAGGGGACGCCAAATATACCCGCATCCACAAACGACTACTGGAAAGCAATATACTCAGCGAAACAGAACGCCGCATCTTTGAGGCCCTGACCGGCGTCAAACAAGAGGCCGACGACCAGGTACTGCAGAATACCCAACTGCTGATCAATGAAAGCTATTTTGAACGGATGATGATGCCGCTGGTGATCAACCAGTTCCAAACCCAGCACAAGATCAACCTTACCCCCGCTGCATCCCGCAGCATTAACCGTCTGGTGGTAAGCGAGTACCAGCATGAATTTGTTTCAGGAACCAGAACAGGAGTAGCAGCTTGGTAACCCAGGACTTTGAAAAACAGACCAGACAACTGATTGACAGCCTCAAAGGGATTTGCGCTGCCTATGGCCTGGGCAATGACGGCAATGAATTCAAGATCATCACCCAGGTTTTTCTCTACAAATTTTTAAACGATAAATTCGCCTTTGAGGCCAAGCGGATTAACCCGAAACTTGCCAAGGCAGAAAACTGGGAACAGGCCATCAGCACCCTGCAACCCGATGCGCTGGAGATGCTGCAACTGCAGATGGGGGCAGACACCGCCCGCCTTAAGCCGGAGCATTTTGTCGCCCACCTCTTCAGCCGCCAGAATGCGCCGGAGTTTGCCAAGCTGTTTGACGATACCCTGCGTGACATCGCCGTTAGCAACAACGATATCTTTGCGGTCAAGACCGACGGTGGGACCAAGGTTACCCTGTTTGATCGGGTCAGCGAATTCATCACCGATGTTTCCAAGCGGGATGCCTTCTGCCGGGCCGTGATTAACAAGCTGGTGGAGTTCAGTTTTGAACGGATCTTTACCCAGAAGTATGATTTTTACGCGGCCCTGTTTGAATACCTGATCAAAGATTACAACAAGGACAGCGGCGGCAAGTATGCCGAGTACTACACACCCCATGCTGTGGCAAAGATCATGGCCGCCATTCTGGTGCCGGAGGAACAGCGGGGCACGGTTAAAAACGTCAGTTGTTATGACCCTTCGGCAGGCTCCGGCACCCTGCTAATGAACCTGGCCCACGCCATTGGTGAGCAACGCTGTGCGATCTTCTCGCAGGATATTTCGCAAAAATCATCAAGCCTTTTGCGCCTGAACCTGATCCTGAACAATCTGGTCCACTCCATCCCCAACATCATTCAGGGCAACACCTTGACGCACCCGTATCATCGAAACGGCAAGGCGCTGAAGAAGTTTGACTACATCGTATCCAATCCACCCTTTAAGATGGATTTCAGTGATTTCAGAAACGAGCTGGATGCAACGGAGCATCAGGAACGCTTCTTTGCCGGGGTGCCTAACATCCCCAAGCAGGCTGTTGAAAAAATGGCCATCTACCAACTCTTTCTGCAGCATATCATCTACTCGCTGAAACCAGGTGGTAGGGCAGCGGTGGTGGTCCCCACCGGCTTTATTACCGCCCAATCGGGTATTGACCGGAAGATCCGCGAAAAGCTGGTGGATGAGCGGATGCTGGCCGGAGTGGTCTCCATGCCGAGCAACATCTTTGCCACCACCGGCACCAACGTCTCCATCCTGTTCATTGATGCCAGCAACAAGGACAAGGTGGTGTTGATTGACGCCTCCAGCCTGGGCACCAAGGTCAAGGACGGCAAGAACCAGAAGACCCTGCTTTCAGAGGAAGAGGAAGACCGGATCATCGCCACCTTCAACAGCAGGCAGGCTGTGGAGGATTTCTCGGTGGTGGTGGAGTATCAGGAGATCGTTGCCAAGAACTACAGTCTCAGTGCTGGCCAATACTTTGAGGTGAAGATTGAGTATGTGGACCTGACCCCGCAGCAGTTCAGCGCTAAAATGCAGGGCTTTACAGAAAATCTGGATAAGCTTTTCAAGGAATCAGGGCAGTTAGAAAAGGAGATCAGGAAACAGTTGGCGGGGTTAAAGTATGCAGAATAATGCGTGGCAATATGTACGGGGTGAAAATTATTGCAGCAAGGTTACCGATGGAACACATGACACTCCGGAGCAAGTTGAACGTGGTAAATACCTTATAACCTCGAAGCATATC
Above is a window of Trichlorobacter lovleyi SZ DNA encoding:
- a CDS encoding HsdM family class I SAM-dependent methyltransferase; translated protein: MVTQDFEKQTRQLIDSLKGICAAYGLGNDGNEFKIITQVFLYKFLNDKFAFEAKRINPKLAKAENWEQAISTLQPDALEMLQLQMGADTARLKPEHFVAHLFSRQNAPEFAKLFDDTLRDIAVSNNDIFAVKTDGGTKVTLFDRVSEFITDVSKRDAFCRAVINKLVEFSFERIFTQKYDFYAALFEYLIKDYNKDSGGKYAEYYTPHAVAKIMAAILVPEEQRGTVKNVSCYDPSAGSGTLLMNLAHAIGEQRCAIFSQDISQKSSSLLRLNLILNNLVHSIPNIIQGNTLTHPYHRNGKALKKFDYIVSNPPFKMDFSDFRNELDATEHQERFFAGVPNIPKQAVEKMAIYQLFLQHIIYSLKPGGRAAVVVPTGFITAQSGIDRKIREKLVDERMLAGVVSMPSNIFATTGTNVSILFIDASNKDKVVLIDASSLGTKVKDGKNQKTLLSEEEEDRIIATFNSRQAVEDFSVVVEYQEIVAKNYSLSAGQYFEVKIEYVDLTPQQFSAKMQGFTENLDKLFKESGQLEKEIRKQLAGLKYAE